A single genomic interval of Electrophorus electricus isolate fEleEle1 chromosome 4, fEleEle1.pri, whole genome shotgun sequence harbors:
- the LOC113569533 gene encoding cyclin-dependent kinase 5 activator 1-like — protein sequence MPRLLMQSSTSELLTCLGAFFCQRCCLLKDLTADEPVQWLRIVDHYVTLTEWQEQSFLISSTVVFLFMLCRDIISAEVATKEELQAVLLTCLYVSCSYMCEEISYPAKAFLVEENKGAFWARSLDIANRMSGKMLQINNDPQYFWQVFTDLKNMMVH from the coding sequence ATGCCTAGACTGCTCATGCAGTCCTCCACCAGCGAGCTGCTCACATGCCTGGGTGCGTTTTTTTGCCAGCGTTGCTGCCTGCTGAAGGACCTGACTGCTGACGAGCCCGTGCAGTGGCTGCGCATTGTGGACCACTACGTGACACTGACAGAATGGCAGGAGCAAAGCTTCCTCATTTCAAGCACCGTGGTCTTTCTCTTCATGCTGTGCCGTGACATCATTTCAGCTGAGGTGGCCACCAAGGAGGAGCTGCAGGCCGTGCTGCtcacatgcttgtatgtgtctTGCTCCTACATGTGTGAGGAGATCAGCTACCCAGCAAAAGCTTTCCTGGTGGAGGAAAACAAAGGGGCCTTCTGGGCCCGATCCCTGGACATTGCTAACCGCATGAGTGGCAAGATGCTGCAAATTAACAATGACCCGCAGTATTTTTGGCAGGTCTTCACTGACCTGAAGAACATGATGGTTCATTAA
- the pglyrp5 gene encoding peptidoglycan recognition protein 5: MTDNMPKGKENESSTVNIVSRSHWNAMEPRSKDKMQGLAQQVIIHHTALWSCRQSQEYISQLTYIQKMHVEERGFEDIGYNFLLGQDGTVYEGRGWGIVGAHAKNHNLNSIGIAFMGNFNDYSPSSSALSAAQILIRCGVAQGFLNPNFVILGHRDIANTECPGEYLYSSLATLRYQ, from the exons ATGACAGACAACATGcctaaaggaaaagaaaacgaAAGCAGCACAG TGAATATTGTTTCTCGAAGTCATTGGAACGCCATGGAGCCACGGAGCAAAGACAAAATGCAGGGTCTTGCTCAGCAAGTCATTATTCACCACACCGCTCTCTGGTCCTGCCGCCAGTCGCAAGAATATATCTCTCAGCTCACATATATTCAGAAAATGCATGTGGAGGAACGGGGCTTTGAAGATATCGGTTACAA CTTTCTTCTTGGGCAAGATGGCACGGTGTACGAAGGCCGAGGCTGGGGCATTGTAGGTGCACACGCGAAGAACCACAATTTAAATTCTATTGGTATTGCCTTCATGGGCAACTTCAACG ATTATTCTCCCAGCTCTTCGGCGCTGTCAGCTGCCCAGATTCTAATTCGTTGTGGAGTGGCTCAAGGTTTTTTAAACCCCAATTTCGTCATTTTGGGGCATAGAGACATTGCAAATACAGAATGTCCAGGAGAATATCTCTACTCATCTTTAGCAACACTTAGATATCAATAA
- the polr2i gene encoding DNA-directed RNA polymerase II subunit RPB9 isoform X2: MDLDCGPYEPGFVGIRFCQECNNMLYPKEDKENRILLYACRNCDYQQEADNSCIYVNKITHEVECGHKEAVFFQSHSMKAEDAMRLYYVCTAPHCGHRWTE, encoded by the exons ATGGACTTGGATTGTGGTCCGTACGAACCTGGTTTTGTTGGGATCAGATTCTGCCAAGAATG tAACAACATGTTGTATCCTAAAGAGGACAAGGAGAACCGTATACTGCTGTATGCT TGCAGGAATTGTGACTATCAGCAGGAGGCAGACAACAGCTGCATCTATGTGAACAAAATTACCCATGAAGTGGA GTGTGGCCACAAGGAGGCAGTGTTTTTCCAGTCTCACAGCATGAAAGCTGAG GATGCAATGAGGCTCTATTATGTGTGCACAGCCCCACACTGTGGACACAGATGGACAGAATAA
- the polr2i gene encoding DNA-directed RNA polymerase II subunit RPB9 isoform X1, which translates to MDLDCGPYEPGFVGIRFCQECNNMLYPKEDKENRILLYACRNCDYQQEADNSCIYVNKITHEVDELTQIIADVSQDPTLPRTEDHPCPKCGHKEAVFFQSHSMKAEDAMRLYYVCTAPHCGHRWTE; encoded by the exons ATGGACTTGGATTGTGGTCCGTACGAACCTGGTTTTGTTGGGATCAGATTCTGCCAAGAATG tAACAACATGTTGTATCCTAAAGAGGACAAGGAGAACCGTATACTGCTGTATGCT TGCAGGAATTGTGACTATCAGCAGGAGGCAGACAACAGCTGCATCTATGTGAACAAAATTACCCATGAAGTGGA TGAACTTACACAGATTATTGCTGATGTGTCCCAAGATCCAACACTACCACGGACAGAGGACCACCCATGCCCTAA GTGTGGCCACAAGGAGGCAGTGTTTTTCCAGTCTCACAGCATGAAAGCTGAG GATGCAATGAGGCTCTATTATGTGTGCACAGCCCCACACTGTGGACACAGATGGACAGAATAA